The proteins below are encoded in one region of Methanobacterium aggregans:
- a CDS encoding AMP-binding protein has product MLFTEDTLGKFFEKQVEKSPERDFIVYPDRDLRFTYKEFDERVNLLAKGLLSIGIGKGDHVGIWALNVPDWLTFMFATAKIGAVLVTVNTAYKGHELAYILEQSDMKALALIEGFRDVDYLNIIYELVPELKTQERGKLKSKDFPYLENVIYIGPEKHRGMYNTHELMLLGKHGSEEEFERVKSSVTNNDVVNMQYTSGTTGFPKGVMLTHRNILNNGFYIGDRQNFTEEERLCLPVPLFHCFGIVLGVMALLTHGGTLVMLEVFDPLLALAAVHKERCTALYGVPTMFIAEYTHPMFDMFDLTSLRTGIMAGSLCPVEAMKKVIKDMHMTGITSVYGLTEASPGFTQTSIDDPVELRVTTVGRKMENCEVKIVDMETGETVEVGEPGEICCRGYNVMKGYYKMPEKTREVIDAEGWLHSGDIATEDENGYYTIVGRIKDMIIRGGENIYPREIEEFLYTMPEIRDVQVVGIPNEKYGEIVGAFVIPEEGADITEEDVRDYSMKEIARYKVPKYVFIVDEFPLTHSGKIQKFKLKEQGIELLEKRKKEEEGL; this is encoded by the coding sequence ATGCTTTTTACAGAAGATACCCTAGGCAAGTTCTTTGAAAAACAAGTTGAAAAAAGTCCTGAAAGAGATTTTATAGTTTATCCCGACAGGGACCTCAGATTTACCTACAAAGAATTTGATGAAAGAGTTAACCTACTTGCAAAGGGCTTATTGTCCATAGGTATTGGAAAAGGTGATCATGTGGGTATATGGGCATTAAACGTGCCGGACTGGCTCACATTCATGTTTGCAACTGCCAAGATAGGTGCAGTTCTCGTAACAGTTAACACTGCCTACAAAGGCCATGAGCTTGCATACATACTTGAACAATCTGATATGAAAGCTCTAGCTCTCATAGAAGGATTCAGGGATGTGGATTATCTGAACATCATCTACGAACTTGTACCGGAACTCAAAACCCAGGAGAGGGGTAAACTCAAAAGCAAAGACTTCCCCTACCTTGAAAACGTCATATATATAGGCCCTGAAAAACACAGGGGAATGTACAACACCCATGAATTAATGCTTCTAGGGAAACACGGCTCTGAAGAAGAATTTGAGAGGGTTAAAAGCAGTGTTACAAACAACGATGTTGTTAACATGCAGTACACCTCAGGAACAACTGGTTTCCCTAAGGGAGTCATGCTCACCCACAGGAACATCTTAAACAACGGATTTTACATAGGTGACAGACAGAACTTCACAGAAGAGGAGAGACTCTGCCTACCAGTGCCATTGTTTCACTGTTTTGGAATAGTCCTAGGTGTTATGGCACTTTTAACACACGGAGGAACACTTGTAATGCTTGAAGTATTCGATCCCCTCCTAGCACTTGCAGCGGTTCATAAAGAAAGATGTACAGCACTTTACGGTGTTCCCACCATGTTCATAGCAGAGTACACACATCCGATGTTTGACATGTTTGATCTTACAAGCCTCAGAACAGGTATAATGGCAGGATCACTCTGCCCAGTTGAGGCAATGAAGAAGGTTATAAAGGACATGCACATGACAGGTATCACAAGTGTTTACGGTTTAACTGAAGCTTCCCCTGGATTCACCCAGACCAGTATAGATGATCCAGTGGAACTTAGAGTCACCACTGTAGGTCGGAAGATGGAGAACTGTGAAGTTAAGATCGTGGACATGGAAACTGGAGAAACTGTTGAGGTGGGTGAACCTGGAGAGATCTGCTGCAGAGGCTACAACGTAATGAAGGGCTACTATAAAATGCCTGAAAAAACCAGGGAAGTTATAGATGCAGAGGGATGGCTTCACAGTGGAGATATTGCAACTGAGGATGAAAACGGTTATTACACCATAGTTGGAAGGATAAAGGATATGATAATTCGTGGTGGGGAGAACATCTACCCCCGTGAGATCGAGGAGTTCCTTTACACCATGCCTGAAATCAGGGACGTGCAGGTTGTAGGAATACCCAATGAGAAGTACGGTGAAATAGTTGGAGCATTCGTCATACCTGAAGAGGGGGCTGACATAACAGAAGAGGATGTCAGGGACTACTCCATGAAGGAAATAGCACGTTACAAAGTTCCAAAGTATGTTTTTATCGTTGATGAATTTCCCTTAACCCACAGTGGTAAGATCCAGAAGTTCAAACTCAAGGAACAGGGAATAGAACTGTTAGAGAAGAGAAAGAAAGAGGAAGAGGGACTTTAA
- a CDS encoding acyl-CoA thioesterase, which translates to MFKTTVTPRFGDIDGLRHVNNTVLAVWFEQARNPIFRMFTPDLDLSYENWKLIMVRTDFDFLCQMYFEKDVELRTYVVKIGNTSFTLRHEAWQEGRIKVKGNAVVVHYDFVNETSVPIPDSIRTQLAEHMLPETEIESSNGQEMALMDNK; encoded by the coding sequence ATGTTTAAAACAACGGTAACACCAAGATTCGGAGATATAGATGGACTTCGTCATGTTAACAACACTGTTCTTGCTGTATGGTTTGAACAGGCAAGAAACCCCATATTCAGAATGTTCACACCAGATCTTGACCTCAGCTACGAAAACTGGAAGCTCATAATGGTCAGAACAGACTTCGACTTCCTATGCCAGATGTACTTTGAGAAAGACGTGGAACTGCGAACCTACGTGGTAAAAATTGGAAACACATCCTTCACACTACGCCATGAAGCATGGCAGGAAGGCAGGATCAAGGTTAAGGGAAATGCAGTGGTTGTTCATTACGACTTCGTCAATGAAACCTCTGTTCCAATACCAGATTCCATCAGAACACAGCTTGCAGAGCATATGTTACCTGAAACTGAAATTGAATCCTCAAACGGTCAGGAAATGGCTTTAATGGACAATAAATAA
- a CDS encoding helix-turn-helix domain-containing protein, producing the protein MADENKVGEKIRQLREGREMSCEELAEASQSSVELIEKLENGASLPSLTPLLNIARALGVRLGTFMDDAPQTGPFVVKAGSSKSVTHFSGKNTSLDESVLDFYSLAYGKSDRHMEPFIIDVHPPKTGEYELASHEGEEFIYVMSGEIEVLYGQESYVVGEGDSIYYDSIVPHDLHANGDDAKILAVVYTPF; encoded by the coding sequence ATGGCAGATGAGAACAAAGTTGGGGAAAAAATTCGTCAGTTAAGAGAGGGCAGAGAAATGTCCTGTGAGGAACTTGCAGAGGCAAGTCAGAGCAGTGTAGAACTCATTGAAAAACTTGAAAACGGAGCAAGTTTACCCTCATTAACTCCACTACTCAATATTGCAAGGGCTCTTGGTGTCCGCTTGGGCACATTCATGGATGATGCACCTCAAACAGGTCCCTTTGTAGTTAAAGCAGGAAGTTCAAAGAGTGTGACCCATTTTTCAGGTAAAAATACGAGTCTTGACGAAAGTGTCCTTGATTTCTATTCCTTAGCCTACGGTAAAAGTGACAGGCACATGGAACCCTTCATAATAGATGTACATCCTCCTAAAACAGGGGAATATGAATTAGCATCCCACGAGGGAGAAGAATTCATATACGTGATGAGTGGGGAAATAGAGGTTCTTTACGGCCAGGAGAGTTATGTGGTCGGTGAAGGGGACAGTATTTACTACGATTCAATTGTACCCCATGATCTCCATGCCAATGGTGACGATGCAAAGATACTTGCAGTTGTTTACACACCGTTTTAG
- the glmS gene encoding glutamine--fructose-6-phosphate transaminase (isomerizing), which produces MCGIVACILKDKDAAPVLLSCVKRLEYRGYDSVGIATSSPDIEIKKDDGKIDDVQKKLELTDLPGKMGIAHVRWATHGLPTKENAHPHTDCKNRIAVVHNGIIENYRELKDQLQREGHKFKSETDTEVIPHLIEKYMNEGSDLEEATRLTTQNIQGSYAIAVISMDEPDKIVGVRKESPLIVGKGEDEYFLASDAPAILKHTNKVMYLNDNEMVLLTNEGITVKDINGNPIEKEINVVDWTPDMAEKGGYDHFMLKEIHEQPEAVKKTLMELKDIKEMVDTFPKFNRICFVACGTSYHASLVGKYLFEGIVGIPTDVVLASEFEFSAGALDEKTLAVFISQSGETADTLRALRMANETAQTLAIVNVLGSTATREADHVIYTRAGPEIGVAATKTYVSQLTCIYLLALSMAQDEKLLKDIQRVPDYMKLALALEDQIMEIAKKYKDAEDFFFIGRGYSYPTAMEGALKLKEITYIHGEGYAAGELKHGPLALIDDDVPVVAVVPPGGSHDKTLGNLQEVKARGASVIALGSSDDEVLKSEAHEMIEFSGDLNELLSPLVYVVPLQLLSYHISVERGIDPDKPKNLAKCVTVE; this is translated from the coding sequence ATGTGTGGAATTGTAGCATGTATACTAAAGGATAAAGATGCGGCCCCAGTACTTTTATCCTGCGTTAAAAGGTTGGAATACAGGGGTTACGACTCAGTGGGCATAGCAACTTCATCCCCGGACATTGAAATCAAGAAGGATGATGGCAAAATAGATGATGTCCAGAAAAAACTTGAATTAACAGACCTTCCTGGAAAAATGGGAATCGCCCATGTTAGATGGGCAACCCATGGCCTTCCAACAAAGGAAAACGCCCACCCACACACAGACTGCAAAAACAGGATAGCTGTGGTTCACAATGGAATAATAGAGAATTACAGGGAACTTAAAGACCAGCTTCAAAGGGAAGGACACAAATTCAAATCAGAGACAGACACAGAAGTGATTCCTCATCTCATTGAAAAATATATGAACGAGGGTTCTGATTTAGAGGAAGCAACACGCCTTACAACCCAGAATATCCAAGGATCCTATGCAATAGCTGTTATATCAATGGATGAACCTGATAAAATCGTAGGGGTCCGGAAAGAAAGTCCATTGATCGTGGGTAAAGGTGAAGATGAGTATTTCCTGGCTTCAGATGCACCTGCAATACTCAAACACACCAACAAAGTCATGTATCTCAACGATAATGAGATGGTCCTTTTAACAAATGAGGGTATAACTGTAAAGGACATAAATGGCAACCCAATTGAAAAGGAGATTAATGTAGTAGATTGGACGCCAGATATGGCTGAGAAGGGTGGTTACGATCATTTCATGCTTAAGGAAATTCATGAACAGCCTGAAGCCGTTAAAAAAACCCTGATGGAACTCAAGGACATAAAAGAAATGGTTGATACCTTTCCAAAGTTCAACAGGATATGTTTCGTTGCATGTGGAACATCCTACCATGCTTCACTCGTTGGAAAATATCTATTTGAAGGTATTGTGGGCATTCCAACAGATGTGGTGCTTGCATCAGAATTTGAATTTTCTGCAGGGGCCCTGGATGAGAAAACCCTTGCAGTATTCATAAGCCAGTCCGGTGAAACTGCAGACACATTAAGAGCCCTGAGAATGGCCAATGAAACTGCTCAAACCCTTGCAATTGTAAATGTACTTGGAAGCACAGCCACAAGAGAAGCTGATCATGTTATATACACAAGAGCAGGGCCAGAAATTGGTGTTGCAGCAACAAAAACCTACGTAAGTCAACTCACATGTATATATCTCCTTGCACTGTCTATGGCCCAGGATGAAAAACTTTTAAAGGACATTCAGAGAGTGCCTGACTACATGAAACTGGCACTGGCACTGGAAGATCAGATAATGGAAATAGCAAAAAAATACAAGGATGCAGAAGATTTCTTCTTCATAGGAAGGGGTTATTCATATCCAACTGCAATGGAAGGAGCTTTAAAACTCAAAGAAATAACATACATACATGGAGAAGGTTATGCTGCAGGCGAACTCAAACATGGACCACTTGCATTGATAGATGATGATGTACCTGTTGTTGCAGTTGTACCTCCAGGTGGAAGTCATGATAAAACCCTTGGAAACCTTCAGGAAGTAAAAGCAAGAGGTGCAAGTGTCATAGCCCTTGGATCATCTGATGACGAGGTTTTAAAGTCAGAAGCACATGAAATGATAGAGTTTTCTGGGGATTTAAATGAATTATTGTCTCCATTAGTCTACGTTGTTCCATTACAGCTTTTATCCTATCACATAAGTGTTGAAAGAGGAATAGACCCGGATAAACCAAAAAATTTGGCAAAATGTGTTACAGTTGAATAA
- the purC gene encoding phosphoribosylaminoimidazolesuccinocarboxamide synthase encodes MNTKVGNLIYKGKAKDVYETEDNQNVIVKFRDDITAGDGAKKESLSKKGFYNSIISSKFFEVLEEAGVKTQYIKLLEPGYMLSKKLDMIPLEVITRNLAAGSLLKRFPFEEKQEFEPPIIQMDYKNDEFHDPMLNDDIIIALGLATADDLETIREITLRINSIIKNFLKDRGILFPDFKIEFGRDAEGNIVLGDEISPDTCRFWDMETWDVLDKDLFRKGESGVMDAYITVASRILNDEDKEKWNLDI; translated from the coding sequence ATGAACACGAAGGTTGGAAATCTCATATATAAGGGTAAAGCAAAGGATGTTTATGAAACTGAAGACAACCAAAATGTTATAGTCAAATTCAGAGATGATATAACTGCTGGAGATGGTGCAAAAAAGGAAAGTCTCAGTAAAAAAGGTTTTTACAATTCTATAATATCTTCCAAGTTCTTTGAGGTCCTTGAGGAAGCTGGAGTTAAAACCCAGTACATCAAGCTTCTGGAACCAGGTTACATGCTTTCAAAAAAGCTGGATATGATCCCCCTTGAGGTCATAACAAGGAACCTGGCTGCAGGAAGCCTGCTTAAAAGGTTCCCATTTGAAGAAAAACAGGAATTTGAACCACCAATAATCCAAATGGACTACAAGAATGATGAGTTCCACGATCCCATGCTCAACGATGATATCATAATTGCCCTTGGACTTGCAACTGCAGATGACCTTGAAACCATCAGGGAAATCACCCTTAGAATAAACAGCATCATAAAGAACTTCTTGAAGGATAGGGGAATTCTTTTCCCGGATTTCAAAATTGAATTCGGACGTGATGCCGAGGGGAACATAGTTCTGGGTGATGAGATAAGTCCTGACACATGCAGGTTCTGGGATATGGAAACATGGGATGTTCTGGACAAGGATTTATTCAGAAAAGGTGAATCTGGAGTTATGGATGCTTACATAACTGTTGCATCCCGTATACTGAATGATGAGGATAAAGAGAAGTGGAATCTGGATATTTAA
- the purS gene encoding phosphoribosylformylglycinamidine synthase subunit PurS — MKYNAEVKISLKKGMLNPEAATIQRALALLDYKVENTDTIEIIKFSIEGEDEETAHKNIDEMCQRLLCNPVIHDYEITITPENG, encoded by the coding sequence ATGAAATACAACGCAGAGGTTAAAATAAGTCTTAAAAAGGGTATGTTGAACCCTGAAGCTGCTACAATTCAAAGAGCTCTTGCTCTTCTGGATTACAAGGTTGAAAACACAGACACCATTGAAATAATAAAATTTTCAATTGAAGGTGAAGATGAGGAAACTGCACATAAAAATATAGATGAAATGTGCCAGAGACTTCTCTGTAATCCTGTGATCCATGACTACGAAATAACAATAACTCCAGAAAATGGATAA
- the purQ gene encoding phosphoribosylformylglycinamidine synthase subunit PurQ — translation MKVGIIRFPGSNCDRDVFHALELAGAQPEYIWWNQRDLSDFEAIVIPGGFSYGDYLRAGAIAGITPVIEGIKEAVKDDKPVLGICNGAQILAEVGLVPGVFTVNKDSKFICEWADLKVRTTRTPFTSMYKKDEIIRMPIAHAEGRYYNEEIEKLHDNDQIVLSFESENPNGSMEAITGVCDEEGLVCAVMPHPERASEIILGSDDGLKFFKGIVNY, via the coding sequence ATGAAAGTAGGGATTATAAGGTTCCCCGGTTCAAACTGTGATAGGGATGTTTTTCATGCCCTGGAACTTGCAGGTGCGCAGCCTGAATATATCTGGTGGAATCAGAGAGACCTTTCAGACTTTGAGGCCATTGTAATACCAGGTGGTTTCTCATATGGAGATTATTTAAGAGCCGGAGCCATAGCAGGCATAACACCTGTTATTGAGGGGATCAAAGAAGCTGTTAAAGATGACAAACCTGTTCTTGGTATATGCAACGGAGCTCAGATACTTGCAGAGGTTGGTCTTGTGCCTGGAGTTTTCACAGTAAACAAGGACTCCAAATTCATATGTGAATGGGCAGATTTGAAGGTTAGAACAACGAGAACTCCATTTACAAGTATGTACAAGAAGGATGAAATTATAAGAATGCCCATAGCCCATGCTGAAGGTCGTTACTACAACGAGGAGATTGAAAAACTCCACGACAACGACCAGATAGTTCTTTCATTTGAATCTGAAAACCCAAACGGTTCAATGGAAGCCATAACTGGGGTTTGTGATGAAGAAGGTCTTGTATGTGCAGTTATGCCCCATCCAGAAAGGGCTTCAGAGATCATTCTTGGATCAGATGATGGATTGAAGTTCTTCAAGGGAATAGTTAACTATTAA
- the cobA gene encoding uroporphyrinogen-III C-methyltransferase, translated as MVVYLVGAGPGDPELITVKAVNALKKADVVVYDRLANEEILKHAEGAEFIYVGKKAGEHYKTQEEINQILVDEGKKHDVVVRLKGGDPFVFGRGGEEMLALLGEGIGVEFVPGVTSAIGVPTSAGLPVTHRGIATSFTIVTGHEDPTKSKKQVKWNFNADTIIILMGIGMLEENLKEIMKYKDPKTPVCVIEKGTLSDQRIITGTLEDITKNDIKPPALVIVGHVVDVFKKARL; from the coding sequence ATGGTAGTATATTTAGTGGGTGCTGGACCCGGAGATCCTGAACTTATAACAGTCAAAGCTGTAAATGCACTTAAAAAGGCAGATGTTGTTGTTTATGACCGCCTTGCCAACGAAGAAATACTGAAACATGCCGAGGGTGCAGAATTCATTTACGTTGGTAAAAAGGCCGGAGAACACTACAAAACCCAGGAAGAAATTAACCAGATACTGGTTGATGAAGGTAAAAAACATGACGTGGTTGTGAGGCTTAAAGGTGGAGATCCATTTGTTTTCGGACGTGGTGGCGAGGAGATGCTTGCCCTTCTTGGAGAGGGAATTGGAGTGGAATTCGTACCAGGAGTTACCTCTGCCATAGGTGTTCCAACATCCGCAGGACTTCCTGTCACCCACAGAGGAATTGCAACGTCATTCACAATCGTTACAGGGCATGAAGACCCAACCAAATCCAAAAAACAGGTTAAATGGAACTTCAATGCTGACACCATCATAATCCTCATGGGGATTGGCATGCTTGAGGAGAACCTGAAAGAAATCATGAAGTACAAGGATCCTAAAACACCCGTTTGTGTTATTGAGAAAGGAACACTTTCTGATCAGCGTATAATAACTGGAACACTTGAAGATATAACTAAAAATGATATTAAACCACCAGCCCTTGTAATCGTTGGGCACGTGGTGGATGTATTCAAGAAGGCACGATTATGA
- a CDS encoding uroporphyrinogen-III synthase, which translates to MKGLKGKVVALTRPAERMQEAVDILEENGVVPLVAPTLELQISNTDSLIQLCNMAPELDWLIFTSPTGIISAFKHCKDLKNRLNKECRIAVIGPRTAKFLDENGLNADIVPKDYTAEGLLEIFKDIDVNGKKIGIPRTMAARDVLPEGLKDMGADVSLAEAYKSGLPKDKTQVNHLIKSLITGEVDAVTFTSTLTVKNLFQLAEETGAKEDIVKSMKDGVKVAAIGPVTAKPLEAENIPVLIPEEYTVEAMLQKLFEDMVE; encoded by the coding sequence ATGAAGGGTTTGAAAGGTAAGGTAGTTGCACTGACACGGCCTGCCGAAAGGATGCAGGAAGCTGTGGACATACTTGAAGAAAATGGTGTTGTGCCCCTGGTGGCGCCCACACTGGAACTTCAGATATCAAACACAGATTCACTGATCCAACTGTGCAATATGGCCCCTGAACTGGACTGGTTGATATTCACATCACCAACTGGAATCATCTCAGCCTTCAAACACTGCAAAGACCTTAAAAACCGATTGAACAAAGAATGCCGAATAGCAGTTATCGGGCCCAGAACAGCTAAATTTTTAGATGAAAACGGGCTCAATGCAGATATTGTTCCTAAAGATTACACCGCAGAGGGCCTTCTTGAGATTTTTAAGGATATTGATGTTAATGGGAAGAAAATAGGAATTCCCCGTACAATGGCTGCGCGTGATGTGCTTCCTGAGGGCCTTAAAGATATGGGGGCAGATGTTTCTCTTGCAGAGGCCTACAAATCAGGACTCCCCAAGGATAAAACACAGGTCAACCATCTCATTAAAAGCTTAATAACTGGAGAAGTGGACGCTGTAACCTTCACAAGTACCCTGACAGTGAAGAATTTATTCCAACTTGCAGAGGAAACAGGTGCAAAAGAGGATATTGTGAAATCCATGAAAGATGGAGTTAAGGTTGCTGCAATAGGCCCTGTAACAGCTAAACCTCTTGAAGCTGAGAATATTCCTGTTTTAATACCCGAAGAGTACACAGTTGAAGCCATGCTTCAGAAACTGTTTGAAGATATGGTTGAATAG
- a CDS encoding signal recognition particle protein Srp19 codes for MKAVIWPVYIDSTKTKGEGRRVPRDHAVKSPKLREISNAAAKIGLNPAIEKGKSYPKSWWEVSGRVLVDKNLPKGEILIRISKMIKASRK; via the coding sequence ATGAAAGCAGTTATATGGCCTGTTTACATTGATTCAACAAAAACGAAGGGTGAAGGACGGAGGGTTCCGCGGGATCATGCAGTGAAATCTCCAAAACTCAGGGAGATCTCCAATGCTGCTGCAAAAATTGGTTTGAACCCTGCGATTGAAAAGGGGAAATCATATCCAAAATCATGGTGGGAAGTTTCAGGAAGGGTTTTGGTTGATAAAAACCTGCCAAAAGGGGAAATCCTAATTAGGATAAGTAAAATGATAAAGGCTTCACGAAAGTAA
- the recJ gene encoding single-stranded-DNA-specific exonuclease RecJ, whose product MINAQRNSMDRRFSKAHEMVENAEDIKIYTHIDCDGVTAGAVLSSTLDKLGKDHEVEFISLDKMDDLEVENELTIFSDLGSGQCMDKFCTSNSKTLILDHHTPLRKPGDSVDNGFLEINPHFYKMDGSYEISGGGMTYLLAKTFGFHELSWMGVLSAVGDMQNSLTGKMEGLNREILAESVEQNLVESTNDLALYGRQTRPLFIALSYFGDVNLPITNNKTECLFLLENLGIPTKNGKKYRTLCDLSTEEKSKLFSELVRMLSREVPSKYVKYVPKLISGDSYDFLNEEEYSPLRDASEFSTSVNACSRHKKHDVALRVLKGDRGMALDDMDDLALEHRRYLAQKMSWVQEEDRIISMSNLQYFNGSEIKSEVVGTITGMILSYGDWKKPIIGFTEIGDGKEGLKVSLRCSRLLAYNGIHFGNLIRKVAQKVGGTGGGHSVACGAYIPHGSADKFLEIFNESLNGMI is encoded by the coding sequence ATGATCAACGCTCAGAGAAATTCAATGGATAGAAGATTTTCAAAGGCTCATGAAATGGTTGAGAATGCAGAGGATATTAAGATATACACCCATATAGACTGTGATGGTGTAACAGCGGGAGCTGTGCTTTCATCAACACTTGATAAGCTTGGGAAGGATCATGAAGTTGAATTTATAAGTCTGGATAAAATGGATGACCTTGAAGTAGAGAATGAACTTACAATTTTCTCTGATCTGGGTTCTGGACAGTGCATGGACAAGTTCTGCACATCAAATTCCAAAACCCTGATTTTAGACCATCACACACCCCTCAGAAAACCGGGAGATAGTGTTGATAATGGTTTTCTTGAAATAAACCCCCATTTCTACAAAATGGATGGATCCTATGAAATTTCAGGGGGAGGTATGACTTACCTCCTTGCTAAAACCTTTGGATTCCATGAGTTAAGTTGGATGGGTGTTTTAAGTGCTGTTGGAGATATGCAGAACAGTTTAACAGGCAAAATGGAGGGTTTAAATCGGGAGATACTTGCAGAAAGTGTTGAACAAAATCTTGTAGAGTCAACGAATGACCTCGCTCTATACGGTAGGCAAACAAGACCACTTTTTATTGCCTTATCATACTTTGGAGATGTGAACCTGCCCATAACCAACAACAAAACTGAATGTCTCTTTTTACTTGAAAATCTGGGTATTCCAACAAAAAATGGTAAAAAGTACAGGACTTTATGTGATCTGAGTACTGAAGAGAAAAGTAAACTGTTTTCAGAGTTAGTTAGAATGCTGAGCAGGGAAGTTCCATCGAAGTACGTAAAATACGTTCCAAAACTGATTTCAGGAGATTCTTACGACTTTTTAAATGAGGAGGAATATTCTCCACTGCGTGATGCAAGTGAGTTTTCAACTTCTGTGAATGCCTGCAGCCGCCATAAAAAGCATGATGTTGCCCTTAGAGTTTTGAAGGGAGATAGAGGTATGGCGCTGGATGATATGGATGATCTTGCACTGGAGCACCGAAGGTACCTTGCCCAGAAGATGAGCTGGGTTCAGGAGGAAGATCGGATCATCTCCATGAGTAATCTGCAGTACTTCAATGGTAGTGAAATAAAGAGCGAAGTTGTGGGAACCATAACTGGGATGATCCTGAGTTATGGGGATTGGAAAAAACCAATAATAGGTTTTACAGAAATTGGAGATGGAAAAGAGGGTTTAAAAGTTTCACTGCGATGTTCACGTCTTCTTGCTTACAACGGAATACACTTCGGTAATTTAATAAGGAAGGTTGCCCAGAAAGTTGGAGGTACTGGAGGGGGGCATTCAGTTGCCTGCGGAGCTTACATACCCCATGGAAGTGCAGATAAATTCCTTGAAATCTTCAATGAAAGTTTAAATGGAATGATTTAA
- a CDS encoding DUF7839 domain-containing protein, producing the protein MKVFKKKGELTRFQILAEIARGQPHLRQKDIAEKLGITVQAVSENIKNLVDEGYVETGLGSAKYKITKRGIEKVKGEASNLKKYADNVLETMNAYKSVWPAIAREPMRSGDKIWLEMDKGTLYATKKKTPAYAEVLNDAKKGEDVALVRLGGTIELKLGTVTIIRLPTINQGGSRSCNLERVLEIYDTGFDKIGAMGTISRAVADKLEIAIDFEFATPQATVAAAKRGLNVMVFAVGKMTKSITRRLNSEGIIYTIEDVLKD; encoded by the coding sequence ATGAAGGTGTTCAAGAAAAAGGGAGAATTAACAAGGTTTCAGATACTTGCAGAGATAGCAAGGGGACAACCACATCTTAGGCAAAAGGACATAGCAGAAAAACTTGGAATAACAGTTCAAGCTGTGTCTGAGAACATCAAAAATCTTGTGGATGAGGGATACGTTGAAACCGGGCTTGGCAGTGCCAAGTACAAGATCACGAAGCGTGGTATTGAAAAGGTTAAGGGTGAAGCCTCAAACCTCAAAAAGTATGCAGACAATGTTCTTGAAACTATGAACGCCTACAAATCTGTTTGGCCAGCAATAGCCAGAGAACCAATGAGATCAGGCGATAAAATATGGCTTGAGATGGATAAAGGTACACTCTACGCAACGAAGAAAAAAACCCCAGCTTACGCTGAAGTTTTAAATGACGCGAAAAAAGGAGAAGATGTGGCATTGGTCAGACTTGGAGGTACCATTGAGTTAAAACTTGGAACTGTAACCATAATCAGACTTCCAACCATAAATCAGGGCGGATCAAGATCCTGCAACCTTGAAAGGGTGCTTGAGATATATGATACTGGATTTGACAAGATCGGTGCCATGGGAACAATTTCCAGGGCTGTTGCAGATAAATTAGAAATTGCAATTGATTTTGAATTTGCAACACCCCAAGCCACTGTGGCTGCAGCAAAAAGAGGCCTTAACGTGATGGTTTTTGCAGTTGGAAAAATGACAAAAAGTATAACACGCAGACTCAATTCAGAAGGAATAATTTACACCATAGAAGATGTTTTAAAGGATTGA